The Streptomyces sp. NBC_01353 genome contains a region encoding:
- a CDS encoding zinc-dependent alcohol dehydrogenase family protein yields MKAVVFERYGQEAEVRDVPDPTPSAHGVVVRVEATGLCRSDWHGWMGHDPDILLPHVPGHELAGVVEAVGADVVNRKPGDRVTVPFVCACGSCPACAAGDQQVCERQTQPGFTHWGSFAEYVALDHADVNLVTVPEELSFETAAGLGCRFATAFRAVVAQGRVAAGEFVAVHGCGGVGLSAVMIAAACGARVVAVDVSPKALELARAFGAAECVDASTLASTSGGTAAAVRALTGGGAHLSLDALGSPTTCAASVESLRRRGRHVQVGLLPPAAGNPVVPMSRVIGLELEILGSHGMAAHAYGPMMEMVRTGSLRPDRLVTSTVPLAAAPAALAAMGSAPGSGVTVVRPWL; encoded by the coding sequence ATGAAGGCAGTGGTGTTCGAGCGGTACGGGCAGGAGGCGGAGGTCCGGGACGTGCCGGACCCCACTCCCTCCGCCCACGGTGTCGTCGTCCGGGTCGAGGCGACCGGGCTGTGCCGCAGCGACTGGCACGGCTGGATGGGCCACGACCCCGACATCCTCCTGCCGCACGTGCCCGGGCACGAACTCGCCGGTGTGGTGGAGGCGGTGGGGGCGGACGTGGTCAATCGGAAGCCCGGCGACCGGGTCACCGTGCCCTTCGTCTGCGCCTGCGGGAGCTGTCCCGCCTGCGCGGCCGGGGACCAGCAGGTCTGCGAGCGGCAGACCCAGCCGGGCTTCACCCACTGGGGCTCCTTCGCCGAGTACGTCGCGCTGGACCACGCCGACGTGAACCTGGTGACCGTGCCGGAGGAGCTGTCGTTCGAGACGGCCGCCGGGCTCGGGTGCCGGTTCGCGACAGCGTTCCGTGCCGTGGTCGCCCAAGGGCGGGTCGCGGCGGGCGAGTTCGTCGCCGTGCACGGGTGTGGCGGTGTCGGGCTCTCCGCCGTGATGATCGCGGCAGCCTGCGGGGCGCGTGTGGTCGCCGTCGACGTGTCGCCGAAGGCCCTTGAGCTGGCGCGGGCGTTCGGGGCGGCGGAGTGCGTCGACGCCTCCACCCTCGCGTCGACGTCCGGCGGGACGGCCGCGGCGGTGCGGGCGTTGACCGGCGGGGGAGCCCATCTCTCGCTCGACGCGCTCGGCTCCCCGACCACCTGCGCCGCCTCGGTGGAGAGCCTGCGCCGCAGAGGCCGGCACGTCCAGGTCGGGCTGCTTCCCCCGGCGGCCGGGAACCCGGTCGTCCCCATGTCCCGGGTGATCGGTCTCGAGCTGGAGATCCTCGGCAGCCACGGCATGGCCGCCCATGCCTACGGCCCCATGATGGAGATGGTCCGTACGGGCAGCCTGCGCCCCGACCGGCTCGTCACCTCCACCGTGCCGCTGGCGGCGGCCCCGGCCGCGCTGGCGGCGATGGGCTCGGCCCCCGGCTCGGGCGTGACGGTCGTCCGGCCCTGGCTCTGA
- a CDS encoding MerR family transcriptional regulator gives MTERRLWSYKDIAAHIKVQPDTVRSYRKHGLLPPPDHVESGKPYWYSDTIHAWVANRPGNRGRRD, from the coding sequence ATGACGGAACGAAGGCTCTGGTCGTACAAGGACATTGCCGCGCACATCAAGGTGCAGCCGGACACCGTGCGCTCCTACCGGAAGCACGGTCTCCTGCCGCCGCCCGATCACGTCGAGTCGGGAAAGCCGTACTGGTACTCGGACACGATCCACGCCTGGGTGGCCAACCGCCCGGGCAACCGGGGCCGCCGCGACTGA
- a CDS encoding sugar phosphate isomerase/epimerase codes for MTMPSPLSRIRIGSAPDSWGVWFADDPRQVPWQRFLDEVAGSGYEWIELGPYGYLPTDPAVLAEETGRRGLRVSAGTVFTGLHHGPAVWDRTWAHVAENAALAQAMGAEHLVVIPSFWRDDKTGEVLEDHTLTAEQWRNLTGLTERLGREVRERYGLRVVVHPHADTHVDSEENVARFLDATDPDLVALCLDTGHYAYCGGDSVKLIETYGERIGYLHLKQVDPEILARVVADEVPFGPAVARGVMCEPPSGVPALEPVLAAAQALDVELFAIVEQDMYPCDPDKPYPIAVRTRRFLRSCGA; via the coding sequence ATGACGATGCCGTCGCCGTTGTCCCGTATCCGTATCGGCTCCGCTCCCGACTCCTGGGGCGTCTGGTTCGCCGACGATCCCCGGCAGGTCCCCTGGCAGCGCTTCCTCGACGAGGTCGCCGGGTCCGGTTACGAGTGGATCGAACTCGGCCCGTACGGCTATCTGCCCACCGACCCCGCGGTCCTGGCCGAGGAGACCGGCCGCCGGGGCCTGCGCGTCTCGGCCGGGACGGTCTTCACCGGGCTGCACCACGGCCCCGCCGTCTGGGACAGGACCTGGGCGCATGTCGCCGAGAACGCGGCTCTGGCCCAGGCGATGGGCGCGGAGCACCTCGTCGTCATCCCCTCCTTCTGGCGGGACGACAAGACGGGCGAGGTCCTGGAGGACCACACGCTCACCGCCGAACAGTGGCGGAATCTGACCGGTCTGACCGAGCGCCTGGGCCGCGAGGTCCGGGAGCGCTACGGCCTGCGCGTCGTCGTCCATCCGCACGCGGACACCCATGTCGACAGCGAGGAGAACGTGGCCCGCTTCCTGGACGCCACCGATCCCGACCTGGTCGCGCTCTGCCTGGACACCGGGCACTACGCGTACTGCGGCGGCGACAGCGTCAAGCTGATCGAGACCTACGGCGAGCGGATCGGCTATCTGCATCTCAAGCAGGTGGATCCGGAGATCCTGGCCCGTGTCGTCGCGGACGAGGTGCCCTTCGGTCCGGCCGTGGCCCGGGGCGTGATGTGCGAGCCGCCCTCCGGTGTGCCCGCCCTGGAGCCGGTCCTGGCCGCGGCGCAGGCGCTGGACGTGGAGCTGTTCGCCATCGTCGAGCAGGACATGTATCCGTGCGATCCCGACAAGCCCTATCCGATCGCGGTCCGCACGCGCCGCTTTCTTCGCTCCTGCGGGGCATAG
- the iolC gene encoding 5-dehydro-2-deoxygluconokinase — MDAEPYELITMGRLGVDLYPLRIGVPLARVETFGKFLGGSPANVAVAAARLGRRTALVSRTGEDPFGVYLHEELRGFGVDDRWVTAVEEYPTPVTFCEIFPPDDFPIHFYRRPRAPDLEIHPHELDLAAIRSARAFWVTGTGLSVEPSRSATLGALRERGGADLTVLDLDWRPVLWPDPAEAGPLYREALSTAAVAVGNLDECEVATGEREPYAAARALLAAGVRLAVVKQGPKGVLAMTADGESAEAPPLPVEVVNGLGAGDAFGGALCHGLLAGWDLDRTIRWANAAGAIVAGRLACSPAMPYADEIEQALATGTGSIPERTP, encoded by the coding sequence GTGGATGCGGAGCCGTACGAGCTGATCACGATGGGGCGTCTCGGCGTGGACCTCTACCCGCTCCGGATCGGGGTCCCGCTCGCCCGGGTGGAGACCTTCGGGAAGTTCCTGGGCGGCTCGCCCGCGAACGTGGCGGTGGCGGCGGCCCGGCTCGGCCGGCGGACGGCGCTCGTGAGCCGGACCGGGGAGGACCCCTTCGGCGTGTATCTGCACGAGGAGCTCCGGGGGTTCGGTGTCGACGACCGGTGGGTGACGGCCGTCGAGGAGTACCCGACGCCGGTCACCTTCTGCGAGATCTTTCCGCCCGACGACTTCCCGATCCACTTCTACCGCCGGCCCCGGGCCCCTGACCTGGAGATCCACCCGCACGAGCTGGACCTCGCGGCGATCCGGTCGGCGCGGGCGTTCTGGGTGACGGGGACGGGGCTGAGCGTCGAGCCCAGCCGGTCGGCGACGCTGGGGGCGCTGCGGGAGCGGGGCGGTGCCGATCTGACCGTCCTCGACCTGGACTGGCGTCCGGTGCTCTGGCCCGACCCGGCCGAAGCGGGACCGCTCTACCGGGAGGCCCTGAGCACGGCCGCGGTCGCCGTCGGCAACCTGGACGAGTGCGAGGTCGCGACCGGGGAGCGCGAGCCCTACGCCGCCGCCCGCGCGCTGCTCGCCGCCGGGGTGCGGCTCGCCGTCGTCAAGCAGGGCCCCAAGGGCGTCCTCGCGATGACCGCCGACGGGGAGAGCGCGGAGGCGCCGCCGCTGCCGGTCGAGGTGGTCAACGGGCTCGGCGCGGGCGACGCGTTCGGCGGGGCGCTGTGCCACGGGCTGCTCGCGGGCTGGGACCTCGACCGTACGATCCGCTGGGCCAATGCGGCGGGCGCCATCGTCGCCGGCCGCCTCGCCTGCTCGCCCGCTATGCCGTACGCGGACGAGATCGAGCAGGCCCTCGCGACCGGCACGGGCTCGATCCCGGAGCGCACCCCATGA
- a CDS encoding deoxyribose-phosphate aldolase — MRLARSGVPGVGLEPVDVERIVALRAHHPEAVAEAAARRRTRGLFQGRDRLLIVAADHPARGALAVGDRPYAMADRADLLARLRLALSRPGVDGVLASADILDDLLLLGALDGRLAVGSMNRGGLAGAAFELDDRFTGHRPQDLARLGFDAGKLLLRIDPEDPGSLSTLHSAARAVDEMAGLRLPVFVEPFLCRRDREGRLHNDLSAEAVITSLAIASGLGGTSAYTWLKVPVTEHPDDMARVMETTTLPAVLLGGDPGPGPDAQELAYEKWRGALRLPTVRGLVVGRSLLYPPDGDVAGAVDTAASLLHDAVGRGTHHP; from the coding sequence TTGCGGCTCGCGCGGTCCGGGGTGCCCGGTGTCGGGCTCGAGCCCGTCGATGTCGAGCGGATCGTCGCCTTGCGGGCGCATCACCCCGAGGCCGTTGCCGAGGCTGCCGCGCGGCGGCGGACGCGGGGGTTGTTCCAGGGGCGCGACCGGCTGCTGATCGTCGCCGCCGACCATCCCGCCCGAGGGGCGCTGGCCGTCGGGGACCGGCCGTACGCCATGGCCGACCGGGCCGATCTGCTCGCCCGGCTCCGCCTCGCGCTCTCGCGCCCCGGGGTCGACGGAGTCCTCGCCTCCGCCGACATCCTCGACGACCTGCTCCTCCTCGGCGCCCTGGACGGCCGGCTCGCCGTCGGCTCCATGAACAGGGGAGGCCTCGCCGGGGCCGCGTTCGAGCTCGACGACCGGTTCACGGGTCACCGTCCCCAGGACCTCGCCCGGCTCGGCTTCGACGCCGGCAAGCTGCTCCTGCGGATCGACCCCGAGGACCCCGGTTCGCTCTCCACCCTCCACTCGGCCGCGCGCGCCGTCGACGAGATGGCCGGCCTGCGTCTGCCCGTCTTCGTCGAACCCTTCCTCTGCCGCCGCGACCGCGAGGGCCGCCTCCACAACGACCTCTCCGCCGAGGCCGTCATCACCTCCCTCGCCATCGCCTCCGGTCTCGGCGGCACCTCCGCCTACACCTGGCTCAAGGTCCCGGTCACCGAACACCCCGACGACATGGCCCGCGTCATGGAGACCACCACCCTCCCCGCCGTCCTCCTCGGCGGAGATCCCGGCCCCGGGCCGGACGCGCAGGAGCTCGCGTACGAGAAGTGGCGCGGCGCGCTGCGCCTGCCCACCGTCCGCGGGCTCGTCGTCGGGCGTTCGCTGCTCTATCCCCCGGACGGAGATGTGGCCGGAGCCGTCGATACCGCTGCGAGCCTGCTGCACGACGCGGTAGGAAGGGGTACGCACCACCCATGA
- the iolB gene encoding 5-deoxy-glucuronate isomerase, whose translation MSSLHLPAGTASHGPYALHIDPDRAGWGYSALRVLELRPGDTHLLDTGDSEWIVLPLTGGCTVHVDGRKLQLLGRESVFGGVSDFAYVPRDARVQIASGAGGRFALAGAKCERRLPARYGPAPEVPVEARGSGNQAREVRNFAAADVFEADRLIAVEVITPGGNWSSYPPHKHDRHRPGTESELEEIYYYEIADGGLGYQRISPSRPGGADLLAEVRCGDAVLVPDGWHGPSIAQPSHAMYYLNVMAGPGPEREWKICFHPDHSEGYQ comes from the coding sequence ATGAGCTCTCTCCATCTGCCCGCCGGGACCGCCTCCCACGGGCCGTACGCCCTCCATATCGACCCCGACCGGGCCGGCTGGGGGTACTCCGCACTGCGCGTCCTCGAACTCCGCCCGGGAGACACCCACCTCCTGGACACCGGGGACAGCGAGTGGATCGTGCTTCCGCTCACCGGCGGCTGTACGGTGCACGTCGACGGCCGGAAGCTTCAACTCCTGGGCCGCGAGAGCGTGTTCGGCGGAGTGTCCGACTTCGCGTACGTGCCCCGCGACGCCCGGGTCCAGATCGCCTCCGGCGCAGGAGGCCGCTTCGCTTTGGCAGGAGCGAAGTGCGAGCGACGACTCCCCGCTCGCTACGGCCCCGCGCCGGAGGTACCCGTCGAGGCCCGCGGCAGCGGCAACCAGGCCCGCGAGGTACGGAACTTCGCCGCCGCGGACGTCTTCGAGGCCGACCGCCTCATCGCCGTCGAGGTGATCACCCCCGGCGGGAACTGGTCCTCCTACCCGCCCCACAAGCACGACCGCCACCGCCCCGGCACCGAGTCCGAGCTGGAGGAGATCTACTACTACGAGATCGCCGACGGCGGCCTGGGCTATCAGCGGATCTCTCCCTCCCGGCCCGGCGGCGCCGACCTCCTCGCCGAGGTCCGATGCGGCGATGCCGTCCTCGTGCCCGACGGCTGGCACGGGCCGTCGATCGCCCAGCCGTCCCACGCCATGTACTACCTGAACGTGATGGCGGGACCAGGACCGGAGCGGGAGTGGAAGATCTGCTTCCACCCCGACCACTCGGAGGGGTACCAGTGA